A window of the Desulfobacula toluolica Tol2 genome harbors these coding sequences:
- a CDS encoding HU family DNA-binding protein, with protein MNKGDLINKVSEVLNSKKDAQSAVDCTIKAITDALSNNDSVTLVGFGTFKTAERKARKGRNPQTGKEIDIPARNVPKFIPGKALKDAVK; from the coding sequence ATGAATAAAGGCGATTTAATAAACAAGGTTTCAGAAGTACTTAACAGTAAAAAAGATGCACAGTCTGCAGTGGACTGCACCATCAAGGCAATTACAGATGCTCTGTCCAACAATGATTCTGTTACGCTCGTTGGCTTTGGAACATTTAAAACAGCTGAAAGAAAAGCCAGGAAGGGAAGAAATCCACAAACCGGTAAAGAAATTGATATTCCAGCCAGAAATGTACCAAAATTCATCCCGGGAAAAGCATTAAAAGACGCTGTAAAATAA
- a CDS encoding exonuclease domain-containing protein has protein sequence MKTFLFYDIETSGLNPAFDQILTFAFIRTDFGLNEMDRQTITIRLRKDIVPSPKAFLTHGLTYDELEHGVSEYEAALKIHNILNTPGTISLGYNSLGFDDIFLRFLFYRNLLDPYLHQYANGCYRMDVLPITAVFRVFYPSCLKWPCVDGKPSLKLDLICSENRFVTSGRAHEAMNDVEAVIELVRRLILQKDIWKYCLGFFNKTRDEIRISSIEKTFDIQSERFSVCLMVSASFGAGKNYLVPVIRLGESRVYNNQSLWLRLDSDDIIGLGTDKDLKDTFVIRKRPGDALIVLPALERFWTKLPEASQQSADENMDKIRRHQERFLEFIEYHCRYEYPFVPDIDPDAALYQDGFFSALEKKQSDLFHKAANNRKKEVLQKIQSPRIKVLAGRIFDRNFKDEAEQSKDSEYHFYLNRLRSSLPEDQFVGYKNDIKFNCEQGMRELKEVENDLLSLNPDQKKMFGWLKEYIMNLSIPPA, from the coding sequence ATGAAAACCTTTTTGTTCTATGATATTGAAACAAGTGGTTTAAATCCTGCATTTGATCAGATTTTAACGTTTGCTTTTATCCGGACTGATTTTGGACTCAATGAAATGGACAGGCAAACCATTACTATTCGGTTGCGTAAAGATATTGTGCCGTCGCCAAAAGCTTTTTTAACGCACGGTTTGACTTACGATGAATTAGAACATGGGGTCAGTGAATATGAAGCAGCTTTAAAAATTCATAACATATTAAACACACCGGGCACGATAAGTCTGGGGTACAATTCTCTTGGTTTTGATGATATTTTTTTAAGGTTTCTTTTTTATCGAAATCTTTTAGATCCCTACTTGCATCAATATGCTAATGGGTGCTACAGGATGGATGTTCTGCCTATTACGGCTGTCTTCAGGGTATTTTATCCATCTTGTTTGAAGTGGCCTTGTGTTGATGGAAAACCAAGCCTTAAACTTGATTTGATTTGTTCTGAAAACAGGTTTGTCACTTCCGGCAGGGCTCATGAAGCAATGAATGATGTTGAGGCTGTCATTGAGCTTGTCAGGAGATTGATTCTTCAGAAGGACATTTGGAAATATTGTCTTGGATTTTTTAATAAAACCCGGGATGAAATCAGGATAAGTAGCATTGAAAAAACTTTTGATATTCAATCAGAGCGTTTCAGTGTTTGTCTTATGGTTTCGGCATCTTTTGGGGCCGGTAAAAATTACCTGGTGCCTGTTATCCGTCTTGGAGAATCAAGGGTGTATAACAATCAAAGTCTTTGGTTGCGACTTGATTCAGACGATATTATAGGTCTTGGTACGGATAAGGATTTGAAGGATACGTTTGTTATAAGAAAACGTCCCGGAGATGCATTGATCGTATTGCCTGCCCTTGAAAGATTTTGGACAAAATTGCCGGAGGCTTCACAACAATCAGCTGATGAAAATATGGATAAAATTCGCCGTCACCAGGAAAGATTTTTGGAATTTATCGAGTACCATTGCAGATATGAATATCCTTTTGTGCCCGACATAGACCCGGACGCAGCGCTTTACCAGGATGGTTTTTTTTCCGCGCTTGAGAAAAAACAAAGCGATTTGTTTCATAAGGCTGCGAACAACCGGAAAAAAGAAGTCTTACAAAAAATTCAAAGCCCCAGGATAAAAGTTTTAGCCGGTCGTATTTTTGACAGGAATTTCAAAGATGAAGCAGAACAATCAAAAGATAGTGAATATCATTTTTATTTGAACAGATTAAGATCTTCTTTGCCTGAAGATCAGTTCGTCGGCTATAAAAACGATATAAAATTTAATTGTGAACAAGGGATGCGGGAATTAAAGGAAGTTGAAAATGATCTTTTGAGTCTTAATCCGGACCAAAAAAAGATGTTTGGATGGTTAAAAGAGTATATAATGAATTTATCAATTCCTCCTGCTTAG